A genomic stretch from Microbacterium proteolyticum includes:
- a CDS encoding glycosyltransferase, which translates to MTAFPDAWYLILSSRLIPDLDGGYTISTLARARQMTEAGADTRLLTVDPGAVDAHAAHRATFIERGAAAASEIFRNLFDEAVAPAGGAAGWLREAAHEGRADPTLEYRDVARGAISLPTVVDPDWLLSRAPIVIRDRAGEAVGVVDGFGALYRAWLTHVATELRAEDDRPIVVICESRQLGELIVGWGDDEVRIVHTVHTIHLEPPYAADSDLNRLWTRWFDIAPLFDAVLWPTAHQRDDVRERFGDVANDVVAAHAVVGPAEIVPASERDPGRVVVLGRLAPGKRLAHAVRAFARVVEEHPQARLELWGEGAQRAELETLVADLGLRDVVALPGLTTDPGAVLDRAAVYLTTSAFEGQGLALAEALAHGTPVVAYDIRYGPRDMLAAGGGILVPDADEDALAEALRRVLADAGLRERLSTEAVDAAAALTPARAMRTLAGACREALSRARRR; encoded by the coding sequence GTGACCGCGTTCCCCGACGCCTGGTACCTGATCCTGTCCAGCAGGCTCATTCCCGATCTCGACGGCGGCTATACGATCTCCACTCTGGCTCGGGCTCGTCAGATGACGGAGGCGGGCGCGGACACGCGGTTGCTGACGGTCGATCCGGGGGCGGTCGACGCCCATGCGGCGCACCGGGCGACGTTCATCGAGCGCGGGGCTGCCGCGGCATCCGAGATCTTCCGCAATCTCTTCGACGAGGCCGTCGCGCCCGCCGGGGGAGCGGCCGGTTGGTTGCGCGAGGCGGCCCACGAAGGTCGCGCCGACCCGACGCTGGAGTACCGCGACGTCGCACGCGGCGCCATCTCGCTGCCCACCGTGGTCGACCCTGACTGGCTCCTCTCGCGGGCTCCCATCGTCATCCGCGACAGAGCGGGCGAGGCCGTCGGCGTGGTGGACGGCTTCGGTGCCCTCTACCGCGCCTGGTTGACGCACGTCGCGACCGAGCTGCGCGCGGAGGACGACCGCCCCATCGTCGTGATCTGCGAGTCACGGCAGCTCGGCGAACTGATCGTGGGCTGGGGTGACGACGAGGTCCGGATCGTGCACACCGTGCACACCATCCATCTCGAGCCGCCCTACGCTGCGGATTCCGACCTGAACAGGCTCTGGACGCGCTGGTTCGACATCGCGCCGCTCTTCGACGCGGTGCTCTGGCCGACCGCGCACCAGCGCGACGACGTGCGCGAGCGGTTCGGCGACGTCGCGAACGACGTCGTCGCGGCGCACGCCGTCGTCGGACCGGCCGAGATCGTGCCGGCGTCCGAGCGCGATCCCGGTCGCGTGGTCGTGCTCGGGCGCCTCGCTCCGGGTAAGCGGCTCGCCCACGCCGTCCGTGCCTTCGCCCGCGTGGTCGAGGAGCACCCGCAGGCCCGCCTCGAGCTCTGGGGCGAGGGGGCGCAGCGCGCCGAACTCGAGACGCTCGTCGCCGACCTCGGCCTGCGCGACGTGGTCGCGCTGCCCGGCCTGACCACCGACCCGGGTGCGGTGCTCGACCGCGCCGCCGTCTATCTCACGACCTCCGCCTTCGAGGGGCAGGGGCTGGCGCTGGCCGAAGCCCTCGCGCACGGCACACCCGTCGTGGCCTACGACATCCGCTACGGCCCGCGCGACATGCTGGCTGCCGGTGGTGGCATCCTCGTTCCCGACGCCGACGAGGACGCCCTGGCGGAGGCTCTGCGGCGTGTGCTGGCGGATGCCGGGCTGCGCGAGCGCCTGTCCACCGAGGCGGTGGATGCCGCGGCCGCCCTGACGCCCGCCCGGGCGATGCGGACGCTGGCCGGCGCGTGCCGCGAAGCCCTCTCGCGAGCGCGGCGCCGGTAG
- a CDS encoding DUF3817 domain-containing protein, producing MPRAPKLASFPAIRGALKFYQICSIITGVGLLLLVAEMILKYTPLHVELFLGGSGGFLWFADAVPGPDCQWFSLFVPGGSGCEILSTGDGVNVSLAILVAHGWFYVVYLFSCFRVWSLMRWPFRRFVFLALGGVVPFLSFILEVRTARRVRAYLSEREAATASAPVPAPEGNR from the coding sequence ATGCCCCGCGCCCCCAAGCTCGCCTCGTTCCCGGCGATCCGCGGAGCCCTGAAGTTCTACCAGATCTGCTCGATCATCACGGGTGTCGGCCTTCTGCTGCTCGTCGCCGAGATGATCCTGAAGTACACGCCGCTCCACGTGGAGTTGTTCCTCGGCGGATCGGGTGGCTTCCTGTGGTTCGCGGATGCCGTGCCCGGCCCCGACTGCCAGTGGTTCTCGCTCTTCGTGCCCGGTGGCAGCGGCTGCGAGATCCTCTCGACCGGAGACGGCGTCAACGTCTCGCTGGCCATCCTCGTCGCGCACGGCTGGTTCTACGTCGTGTATCTCTTCTCCTGCTTCCGGGTGTGGAGCCTCATGCGGTGGCCGTTCCGCCGCTTCGTCTTCCTCGCCCTCGGCGGCGTCGTGCCGTTCCTCTCCTTCATCCTCGAGGTGCGCACCGCCCGCCGCGTGCGCGCCTACCTCTCCGAGCGCGAAGCCGCCACGGCATCCGCTCCCGTTCCCGCCCCGGAAGGCAACCGGTGA
- the guaB gene encoding IMP dehydrogenase, whose protein sequence is MEQHDPFGFIGLTYDDVLLLPGHTDVIPSEADTSSRLTRRITVATPLLSSAMDTVTEARMAIAIARQGGIGIVHRNLSIEDQAGIVDQVKRSESGMVSDPITTSPDATVAEVDAMCAQYRISGLPVVDSEGVLVGIITNRDMRFVSGFERQTTKVEDVMTKDGLITGHVGIHANDVIATFAKHRVEKLPLVDDDGKLAGLITIKDFDKSEKYPLATKDDQGRLRVGAAIGFFGDAWQRAEALRDAGVDVLVVDTANGQSAGVIDIVSRLKADESFAHIDVIGGNVATREGAQALIDAGVDAVKVGVGPGSICTTRVVAGVGVPQITAIYEASLAAIPAGVPVIADGGLQYSGDIAKALVAGADTVMLGSLLAGTDESPGEIVFQAGKQFKQYRGMGSLGALQTRGKKTSYSKDRYFQADVPSDDKLIPEGIEGQVPYRGPVAAVAYQLIGGLRQSMFYVGARTIEELKAKGKFVRITSAGLKESHPHDVQIVVEAPNYKK, encoded by the coding sequence ATGGAGCAGCACGACCCCTTCGGTTTCATCGGACTGACCTACGACGACGTGTTGCTCCTGCCGGGGCACACCGACGTCATCCCGAGCGAGGCCGACACGTCGTCTCGCCTGACCCGCCGCATCACGGTGGCGACGCCTCTGCTCTCGAGCGCCATGGACACCGTCACCGAGGCGCGCATGGCCATCGCCATCGCCCGCCAGGGCGGGATCGGCATCGTGCACCGCAACCTCTCGATCGAGGATCAGGCCGGCATCGTCGATCAGGTCAAGCGCAGCGAGTCGGGCATGGTGTCCGACCCCATCACCACCAGCCCGGATGCCACGGTGGCCGAGGTCGACGCGATGTGCGCGCAGTACCGCATCTCGGGTCTGCCGGTGGTCGACTCCGAGGGAGTGCTGGTCGGCATCATCACCAACCGTGACATGCGCTTCGTCTCGGGCTTCGAGCGTCAGACCACGAAGGTCGAAGACGTCATGACCAAGGACGGCCTCATCACCGGGCACGTCGGCATCCACGCGAACGACGTCATCGCGACCTTCGCGAAGCACCGCGTCGAGAAGCTGCCGCTGGTCGACGACGACGGCAAGCTCGCGGGCCTGATCACCATCAAGGATTTCGACAAGAGCGAGAAGTACCCCCTCGCCACCAAGGACGACCAGGGGCGCCTGCGCGTCGGAGCGGCCATCGGGTTCTTCGGCGACGCCTGGCAGCGTGCCGAGGCCCTGCGCGATGCGGGCGTCGACGTGCTCGTGGTCGACACCGCGAACGGGCAGTCGGCCGGTGTGATCGACATCGTCTCGCGTCTGAAGGCCGACGAGTCGTTCGCGCACATCGACGTCATCGGCGGCAACGTCGCCACGCGCGAGGGCGCCCAGGCGCTGATCGACGCGGGCGTGGATGCCGTGAAGGTCGGCGTCGGGCCCGGGTCGATCTGCACCACGCGCGTCGTCGCCGGTGTCGGGGTCCCCCAGATCACCGCGATCTACGAGGCCTCCCTGGCAGCGATTCCCGCCGGCGTGCCGGTGATCGCCGACGGCGGTCTGCAGTACTCGGGCGACATCGCCAAGGCGCTGGTCGCCGGCGCAGACACCGTCATGCTCGGTTCGCTCCTGGCCGGTACCGACGAATCGCCGGGGGAGATCGTCTTTCAGGCCGGCAAGCAGTTCAAGCAGTACCGCGGCATGGGTTCGCTCGGCGCGCTGCAGACGCGCGGCAAGAAGACGTCGTACTCCAAGGACCGCTACTTCCAGGCCGACGTGCCCAGCGACGACAAGCTCATCCCCGAGGGCATCGAGGGTCAGGTGCCCTACCGCGGCCCCGTCGCGGCGGTGGCGTACCAGCTCATCGGCGGCCTGCGTCAGTCGATGTTCTACGTGGGCGCCCGCACGATCGAGGAGCTGAAGGCGAAGGGCAAGTTCGTCCGCATCACCTCGGCGGGCCTGAAGGAGTCGCACCCCCACGACGTGCAGATCGTCGTCGAGGCGCCGAACTACAAGAAGTAA
- the guaA gene encoding glutamine-hydrolyzing GMP synthase — protein sequence MTEQTETSQRPVLVVDFGAQYAQLIARRVREAGVYSEIVPHTASAEEIAAKNPVGIILSGGPSSVYEDGAPSLDTDVFDLDVPTLGICYGFQVMAKALGGEVANTGLREYGATDATVVTEGTLLQGQPAEQNVWMSHGDQVSRAPDGFEVLARTAHTPVAAFANDSRRMYGVQWHPEVKHSDHGQNVLENFLHKAAGLPADWNSGNVIAEQVERIRQQVGTGRVISALSGGVDSAVSTALVHEAVGDQLIAVFVDHGLLRKGEREQVENDYVASTGVKLITVDARETFLEALAGVSDPEQKRKIIGREFIRAFEKVQADLVAEAKAEGEQVRFLVQGTLYPDVVESGGGTGTANIKSHHNVGGLPEDLQFELVEPLRTLFKDEVRAIGRELGLPEAIVGRQPFPGPGLGIRIVGEVTADRLEILREADAIARAELTKAGLDTEIWQCPVVLLADVRSVGVQGDGRTYGHPIVLRPVSSEDAMTADWTRLPYDVLSKISNRITNEVKDVNRVVLDVTSKPPGTIEWE from the coding sequence GTGACCGAACAGACCGAAACGTCCCAGCGCCCCGTCCTCGTCGTCGACTTCGGCGCCCAGTACGCCCAGCTCATCGCGCGCCGCGTCCGCGAGGCCGGCGTCTACAGCGAAATCGTGCCCCACACGGCGTCGGCCGAAGAGATCGCCGCCAAGAACCCGGTGGGCATCATCCTGTCGGGCGGCCCCTCCTCGGTGTACGAAGACGGCGCCCCGAGCCTCGACACCGACGTGTTCGACCTCGATGTGCCCACGCTCGGCATCTGCTACGGCTTCCAGGTCATGGCCAAGGCCCTGGGCGGCGAAGTCGCCAACACCGGCCTGCGCGAGTACGGGGCGACGGATGCCACGGTGGTCACCGAGGGCACCCTGCTGCAGGGCCAGCCCGCCGAGCAGAACGTGTGGATGAGCCACGGCGACCAGGTGTCTCGGGCGCCCGACGGCTTCGAGGTGCTCGCCCGGACCGCCCACACGCCCGTCGCCGCGTTCGCGAACGACAGCCGTCGCATGTACGGCGTGCAGTGGCATCCCGAGGTCAAGCACTCCGACCACGGCCAGAACGTGCTCGAGAACTTCCTGCACAAGGCCGCGGGCCTTCCCGCTGACTGGAACAGCGGCAACGTCATCGCCGAGCAGGTGGAGCGCATCCGCCAGCAGGTCGGGACCGGCAGGGTCATCTCGGCCCTCTCGGGCGGCGTCGACTCCGCCGTGTCCACTGCGCTCGTGCACGAAGCCGTCGGCGACCAGCTGATCGCCGTGTTCGTCGATCACGGGCTCCTCCGCAAGGGCGAGCGCGAGCAGGTCGAGAACGACTACGTCGCCTCGACCGGCGTGAAGCTCATCACCGTCGACGCGCGCGAGACCTTCCTCGAGGCCCTCGCCGGTGTCAGCGACCCGGAGCAGAAGCGCAAGATCATCGGCCGCGAGTTCATCCGCGCGTTCGAGAAGGTGCAGGCCGACCTCGTCGCCGAGGCGAAGGCCGAGGGCGAGCAGGTGCGCTTCCTCGTGCAGGGCACGCTCTACCCCGACGTCGTCGAGTCCGGCGGCGGCACCGGCACCGCCAACATCAAGAGCCACCACAACGTCGGCGGGCTGCCGGAAGACCTGCAGTTCGAGCTCGTCGAGCCGCTGCGCACCCTCTTCAAAGACGAGGTGCGCGCGATCGGCCGCGAGCTGGGCCTGCCCGAAGCCATCGTCGGCCGCCAGCCCTTTCCGGGGCCCGGTCTTGGCATCCGCATCGTGGGTGAGGTCACCGCTGACCGTCTCGAGATCCTGCGTGAGGCCGACGCCATCGCCCGCGCCGAACTGACCAAGGCCGGCCTCGACACCGAGATCTGGCAGTGCCCCGTCGTGCTGCTCGCCGACGTGCGCTCGGTCGGCGTGCAGGGGGACGGCCGCACCTACGGCCACCCCATCGTGCTGCGGCCCGTCTCGAGCGAAGACGCGATGACCGCCGACTGGACGCGCCTGCCGTACGACGTGCTGTCGAAGATCTCCAACCGCATCACCAACGAGGTGAAAGACGTCAACCGCGTCGTGCTCGACGTGACGTCGAAGCCGCCGGGGACGATCGAATGGGAGTGA
- a CDS encoding Bax inhibitor-1/YccA family protein, translating into MALNNPAFNNPAFQDPRAGGAQTRYSPPPAVDPAAAATIEGAYAAPSASAVDTGRMTVEDTVMKTLALFGVLVVTAVIGWIWTMSGVSAANPSPSVAPMIIGGLGGFVLAMVAVFKKKPSVPVFVAYAAFEGLFVGGISAFFEFQLPGIVVQATLATLSVVGVTLALFASGKIRASARATKIFMIAMVGYLVFSLLNVGLMLFGVLPDGMAFGLRSATIAGIPIGLILGVLVVIMAAYSLVLDFDQIQRGVRNGAPRVYGWVGAFGIMVTVVWLYVEILRMIAIIRGNN; encoded by the coding sequence GTGGCCCTCAACAACCCGGCATTCAACAACCCGGCGTTCCAGGACCCTCGAGCCGGTGGCGCCCAGACGCGCTACAGCCCGCCCCCGGCCGTCGACCCCGCCGCCGCCGCAACGATCGAAGGCGCCTACGCGGCCCCGTCCGCGAGCGCCGTCGACACCGGCCGGATGACGGTCGAAGACACCGTCATGAAGACGCTGGCCCTGTTCGGCGTGCTCGTCGTGACCGCCGTCATCGGCTGGATCTGGACGATGAGCGGCGTCTCCGCCGCCAACCCGTCGCCCAGCGTCGCGCCGATGATCATCGGTGGCCTCGGCGGTTTCGTGCTGGCGATGGTCGCCGTCTTCAAGAAGAAGCCGTCCGTCCCCGTCTTCGTCGCCTACGCGGCGTTCGAGGGCCTGTTCGTCGGCGGTATCTCGGCGTTCTTCGAGTTCCAGCTGCCGGGCATCGTCGTGCAGGCGACGCTGGCGACCCTGTCGGTGGTCGGTGTGACCCTGGCGCTCTTCGCCAGCGGCAAGATCCGCGCCTCGGCCCGCGCGACCAAGATCTTCATGATCGCGATGGTCGGCTACCTCGTCTTCAGCCTGCTCAACGTCGGCCTGATGCTCTTCGGCGTCCTTCCCGACGGCATGGCGTTCGGCCTTCGCAGCGCCACGATCGCCGGCATCCCGATCGGTCTGATCCTGGGTGTTCTCGTGGTCATCATGGCGGCCTACTCGCTGGTGCTCGACTTCGACCAGATCCAGCGCGGCGTCCGCAACGGCGCTCCCCGGGTGTATGGCTGGGTCGGCGCCTTCGGCATCATGGTGACCGTCGTGTGGCTGTACGTCGAGATCCTGCGCATGATCGCGATCATCCGCGGCAACAACTGA
- a CDS encoding nitroreductase family deazaflavin-dependent oxidoreductase, with protein sequence MSERFVRPSRLDGVFNAVVGRLTRLGLPLAGSRVLAVRGRSSGEWRTTPVNPLRVDGDRYLVAPRGNAQWVRNLRAAGEGELRHGRSVERFRAQEIPDAEKPPILRAYLQAWAWEVGRFFEGVDKNSPDERLADIAPGFPVFRIRPGGRS encoded by the coding sequence ATGAGCGAGAGGTTCGTGCGCCCGTCTCGTCTGGACGGCGTCTTCAACGCCGTCGTCGGTCGGCTGACCCGTCTCGGGCTGCCGTTGGCCGGGAGCCGCGTGCTCGCCGTCCGCGGCCGCTCGTCCGGTGAGTGGCGGACGACACCGGTGAACCCTCTGCGCGTCGACGGCGACCGCTACCTCGTGGCTCCCCGCGGAAACGCCCAGTGGGTACGCAACCTGCGGGCGGCGGGGGAGGGGGAGCTCCGACACGGTCGTTCGGTCGAGAGGTTCCGAGCGCAGGAGATTCCGGATGCCGAGAAGCCGCCCATCCTCCGGGCGTATCTCCAGGCGTGGGCGTGGGAAGTCGGACGGTTCTTCGAGGGCGTGGACAAGAACTCCCCCGACGAGCGGCTGGCCGACATCGCGCCCGGCTTCCCCGTCTTCCGGATCCGGCCCGGTGGGCGGTCGTGA
- a CDS encoding TMEM175 family protein produces MIRRRSHPEASVSARRTEAFTDGVFAIAATLLVLGLTDQSLGSPTTDADLARGLRDLAHPVFSFVISFLILCVMWMTHVRQFEWIVRIDDTGMWINNIRLLLVVLVPFTSSLDTTHSDLLLGRILLPVNFFLAIVLGWVQWSWAVRSGAITDLTAADARRLGRANLSAVILSGLAMLLSPLVGSVAFLLFAFDGLLTRLLRGADSPAASLAGSDPGAAGDVRGRG; encoded by the coding sequence ATGATCCGGCGGAGGAGTCACCCCGAAGCGTCGGTGTCGGCCCGCCGCACCGAAGCGTTCACCGACGGGGTGTTCGCCATCGCCGCGACGCTGCTGGTGCTGGGGTTGACGGATCAGTCGCTCGGCTCCCCGACCACCGACGCCGATCTCGCCCGCGGCCTGCGCGACCTCGCGCACCCGGTGTTCTCGTTCGTCATCAGCTTCCTCATCCTCTGCGTGATGTGGATGACGCACGTGCGGCAGTTCGAGTGGATCGTCCGCATCGACGACACCGGTATGTGGATCAACAACATCCGTCTGCTCCTCGTCGTCCTCGTGCCGTTCACCTCGTCGCTGGACACCACGCACTCCGATCTGCTCCTGGGCCGCATCCTGCTGCCGGTCAACTTCTTCCTCGCGATCGTCCTCGGGTGGGTGCAGTGGAGCTGGGCCGTCCGTTCGGGCGCGATCACCGACCTCACGGCCGCCGACGCGCGTCGACTCGGCCGGGCGAACCTGAGCGCGGTGATCCTCAGCGGTCTGGCGATGCTCCTCAGTCCGCTCGTCGGGTCCGTCGCGTTCCTGCTCTTCGCGTTCGACGGACTGCTCACGCGGCTGTTGCGTGGAGCGGATTCGCCCGCCGCGTCGCTCGCGGGCAGCGATCCCGGCGCCGCCGGCGATGTCCGAGGGCGCGGGTAG
- the ligD gene encoding non-homologous end-joining DNA ligase: MSPAKTAPEILDIDGHEVRVTSPERIVFPEPGLTKLDLVRYYLAVADGALRGAGGRPMVLKRFSKGLDQEPFFQKRVPEKHPAFIDTAILRYASGTSAEETVIRDAAGLAWVVNLGCLDLNPHPVRAEDLEHPDELRIDLDPMPGVDWSQIVDVAFIAREVLEDHGLVGWPKTSGSRGLHILVRIRPEWNYADVRLAAETLAREVENRAPGLATARWWKEERGESVFVDFNQNAKDRTVASAYSIRALPDARVSTPLTWDEVRDRRPEEFTVLTVPERFAAIGDPHAGLDDASGSLDALLALAKELGPADKPPRGSDGSGRRASTMPLIEVARTKTKPEALEALETWKQRHPDAADALHPADVLVDGMRGSSSLWYRVRVNLQHIPDAERPAQEELIADYDPWAGRAANA; the protein is encoded by the coding sequence ATGAGCCCCGCGAAGACCGCGCCCGAGATCCTCGACATCGACGGACACGAGGTGCGGGTCACCAGCCCCGAACGCATCGTCTTCCCCGAGCCGGGACTCACCAAGCTCGACCTTGTGCGGTACTACCTCGCTGTCGCCGACGGCGCTCTGCGTGGAGCCGGCGGCCGCCCCATGGTGCTCAAGCGCTTCTCGAAGGGCCTCGACCAGGAACCCTTCTTCCAGAAGCGCGTCCCCGAGAAACACCCGGCCTTCATCGACACCGCGATACTCCGCTACGCCTCCGGCACCTCTGCCGAAGAGACGGTGATCCGGGATGCCGCGGGCCTGGCGTGGGTCGTCAACCTCGGCTGCCTCGACCTCAACCCGCATCCCGTCCGCGCCGAAGACCTCGAGCACCCGGACGAACTCCGCATCGACCTCGACCCCATGCCCGGGGTCGACTGGTCGCAGATCGTCGATGTCGCGTTCATCGCCCGCGAGGTGCTCGAGGATCACGGCCTCGTCGGCTGGCCGAAGACCTCCGGCTCCCGCGGCCTGCACATCCTCGTGCGGATACGCCCCGAGTGGAACTATGCCGACGTGCGCCTCGCCGCCGAGACCCTCGCCCGAGAGGTCGAGAACCGCGCGCCCGGACTTGCGACGGCGCGATGGTGGAAGGAGGAGCGCGGCGAGAGCGTCTTCGTCGACTTCAACCAGAACGCGAAGGACCGCACGGTCGCCTCGGCCTACTCGATCCGCGCGCTCCCCGATGCCCGCGTCTCCACGCCGCTGACCTGGGACGAGGTGCGTGACCGCCGCCCCGAAGAGTTCACGGTGCTCACCGTTCCCGAGCGCTTCGCCGCGATCGGCGACCCGCACGCGGGTCTCGACGACGCGTCGGGCTCCCTCGACGCACTCTTGGCCCTCGCGAAGGAGCTCGGGCCGGCCGACAAGCCCCCGCGCGGGTCGGACGGCTCGGGCCGCCGCGCCTCGACCATGCCGCTCATCGAGGTCGCTCGCACGAAGACAAAGCCCGAGGCGCTCGAAGCCCTCGAGACCTGGAAGCAGCGGCATCCGGATGCGGCGGACGCTCTGCACCCCGCCGACGTGCTCGTCGACGGCATGCGCGGCTCCAGTTCGCTCTGGTACCGCGTGCGCGTGAATCTCCAGCACATTCCGGATGCCGAGCGCCCGGCGCAGGAGGAGCTGATCGCCGACTACGACCCCTGGGCCGGCCGCGCGGCCAACGCCTGA
- a CDS encoding GuaB3 family IMP dehydrogenase-related protein has protein sequence MEIDLGRAKRARRAYTFDDIAVVPSRRTRNPEDVSTAWTIDAFSFEIPVLGAPMDSVVSPRTAIELGRLGGLGVLDLEGLWTRYDDPEPLLAEIATLPDGDATRRMQQLYSEPIKPELVRDRLAEVRDAGVPVAGALTPQRTQDLYETVVAAGVDLFVIRGTTVSAEHVSKVAEPLNLKKFIYDLDVPVIVGGAATYTAALHLMRTGAAGVLVGFGGGAASTTRATLGLHAPMATAVADVAGARRDYLDESGGRYVHVIADGGVGTSGDIVKALAMGADAVMLGVALARATDAPGRGFHWGPEAHHAKLPRGRRVAVDRVGPLEQILFGPAPVADGTANLIGALKKSMATTGYSDLKEFQRVEVVVAPYGR, from the coding sequence ATGGAGATCGATCTCGGCCGCGCCAAGCGCGCCCGCCGCGCGTACACCTTCGACGACATCGCCGTCGTGCCGTCGCGGCGCACACGCAACCCCGAAGACGTCTCGACCGCGTGGACCATTGACGCGTTCTCGTTCGAGATCCCCGTGCTGGGCGCGCCGATGGACTCCGTCGTCAGCCCGCGCACCGCGATCGAGCTGGGCCGCCTCGGCGGCCTCGGCGTGCTCGACCTCGAGGGACTGTGGACGCGTTACGACGACCCGGAGCCGCTGCTGGCCGAGATCGCGACCCTCCCCGACGGCGATGCCACGCGTCGGATGCAGCAGCTCTACTCCGAGCCCATCAAGCCGGAGCTCGTGCGCGACCGGCTCGCGGAGGTGCGCGACGCGGGCGTCCCCGTCGCGGGAGCCCTCACCCCTCAGCGCACGCAAGACCTGTACGAGACCGTCGTTGCCGCGGGCGTCGACCTCTTCGTCATCCGCGGCACCACGGTGTCGGCCGAGCACGTGTCGAAGGTGGCCGAGCCGCTCAACCTCAAGAAGTTCATCTACGACCTCGACGTGCCGGTCATCGTCGGCGGTGCGGCCACCTACACCGCAGCCCTGCATCTGATGCGTACGGGAGCCGCCGGCGTGCTCGTCGGCTTCGGCGGGGGAGCTGCCTCCACCACTCGCGCGACCCTCGGCCTGCACGCCCCCATGGCCACGGCCGTCGCCGACGTCGCCGGTGCACGCCGCGACTACCTCGACGAGTCGGGCGGGCGCTACGTGCACGTCATCGCCGACGGTGGCGTGGGCACCTCGGGTGACATCGTCAAGGCGCTCGCCATGGGAGCGGATGCCGTCATGCTCGGCGTCGCGCTCGCGCGTGCGACCGACGCTCCCGGGCGCGGCTTCCACTGGGGCCCCGAAGCGCACCACGCGAAGCTGCCGCGCGGGCGCCGCGTCGCCGTCGACCGCGTCGGACCGCTCGAGCAGATCCTGTTCGGCCCGGCTCCCGTCGCCGACGGCACCGCCAACCTCATCGGCGCGCTGAAGAAGTCGATGGCCACCACCGGCTACTCCGACCTCAAGGAGTTCCAGCGGGTCGAGGTCGTCGTCGCCCCGTACGGTCGCTGA
- a CDS encoding SURF1 family protein: protein MTSTSATEPDPPQIFPPTLREVMLRPRWIALLAFSLVVAGVLAWLGQWQLGRAVDTSPPEPGMTEVVRPLAEVVQPGDYLPEPLVGQRVVVSGTWVASDFLVVSSRFNDDVEGYWVTGQLRVAGAAEPTSVAVATGWTPSLDQANAAAADLERQVQADPTAVVEVTGRLISDEGPSVPPAGADPQTLVRMSPAMLLGRWHDIDGVSVYRQYIASQTAIGPLDDIASPAPDERSRVNWLNIFYAAEWAVFAGFALYLWYRLARDAWEKEVEDLEDEQAEALAAGAARSRD, encoded by the coding sequence ATGACGTCCACCTCCGCGACCGAACCGGACCCGCCGCAGATCTTCCCGCCCACCCTGCGGGAGGTCATGCTGCGGCCGCGCTGGATTGCGCTGCTGGCGTTCTCGCTCGTCGTGGCGGGCGTTCTCGCCTGGCTGGGGCAGTGGCAGCTCGGTCGCGCGGTCGACACCTCACCCCCCGAGCCCGGGATGACGGAGGTCGTCCGTCCGCTCGCCGAGGTCGTGCAGCCGGGCGACTACCTGCCCGAGCCGCTCGTCGGCCAGCGGGTCGTGGTGAGCGGCACGTGGGTGGCATCCGATTTCCTCGTCGTGTCCTCCCGTTTCAACGACGACGTCGAGGGGTACTGGGTCACCGGACAGTTGCGTGTGGCGGGTGCGGCGGAGCCGACGTCCGTCGCGGTGGCGACCGGGTGGACCCCGAGCCTCGACCAGGCGAACGCCGCGGCCGCCGATCTCGAGCGCCAGGTCCAAGCGGATCCGACGGCGGTCGTCGAGGTCACCGGTCGGCTCATCTCCGACGAGGGTCCCTCGGTCCCACCTGCGGGCGCCGACCCGCAGACGCTCGTGCGCATGTCGCCGGCGATGCTGCTCGGACGCTGGCACGACATCGACGGCGTCAGCGTCTACCGGCAGTACATCGCGTCGCAGACCGCCATCGGGCCGCTCGACGACATCGCCTCCCCGGCTCCCGACGAGCGCTCGCGGGTCAACTGGCTGAACATCTTCTACGCCGCCGAGTGGGCGGTGTTCGCGGGCTTCGCGCTCTACCTCTGGTACCGCCTCGCCCGCGACGCCTGGGAGAAAGAGGTCGAAGACCTCGAGGACGAGCAGGCGGAGGCGCTTGCGGCAGGTGCCGCGAGATCCCGCGACTAG